In Hemicordylus capensis ecotype Gifberg chromosome 3, rHemCap1.1.pri, whole genome shotgun sequence, one DNA window encodes the following:
- the CHCHD1 gene encoding coiled-coil-helix-coiled-coil-helix domain-containing protein 1, which translates to MENAPSCPGRERQKQQGQKYLGSPILDHGMVVTLGIYRYYESTYWSWVALRLGLGCRESSDMAVPPPSYPAWVTRLSELRRGGQRPGPVRVARPLILADRVSNRRMRLGEATCITEMSLMMACWKKNEFSDTACAKEIQTFFDCTAKAEEEWKESVVQEALGRSGKLGTKQINKLLKQFPNITQHY; encoded by the exons ATGGAAAACGCTCCATCCTGCCCGGGACGGGAGAGACAAAAACAACAGGGTCAAAAGTATCTCGGAAGTCCCATCTTAGACCATGGAATGGTGGTGACTCTAGGCATTTACCGTTACTATGAGTCTACGTACTGGTCGTGGGTTGCTTTACGGCTTGGCCTTGGCTGTCGTGAGAGTAGCGACATGGCGGTTCCTCCACCCTCATACCCGGCTTGGGTGACTCGTTTGTCCGAGTTGAGGAGGGGAGGACAAAGGCCTGGCCCAGTGAGGGTTGCTCGGCCCCTGATATTGGCCGACCGGGTCTCGAACCGGCGGATGAGGCTGGGAG AGGCAACATGCATCACAGAGATGTCATTAATGATGGCCTGTTGGAAAAAGAATGAGTTCAGTGACACAGCTTGTGCCAAGGAGATCCAGACGTTCTTTGATTGTACAGCAAAGGCAGAA GAAGAATGGAAGGAGAGTGTTGTACAAGAAGCTCTGGGCCGGTCAGGAAAACTTGgtacaaaacaaataaacaaactactaaagcagtttccaaatattacGCAGCATTATTAG